One window of the Fibrobacter sp. UWP2 genome contains the following:
- a CDS encoding outer membrane protein assembly factor BamD: MKSFAKLPILLNLLILAALFSGCSSDRSGKVSHTEFCRGKYEKAEAMFKEGKYGRVQDKLEDILSLCAGTGYMEQSQFLLAESYFNLEEWIEARGEYGSFIVNFPGSPFVETAEFRKAISSFNMEFRVNRDEANTTIAMKDFERYLSNYPDSPLRDSVNYYYNLLVERLAEKEFQTGRLYLRMDKPQAAVIYFKEFLDTYQKSPRRKEVLFLIAQAYTELDQFESAREYLGQAKQELVENDKDIQKLLVKTEKKIAKAEAKFEKRLKKDSEKKRQQKEEKEMLN, encoded by the coding sequence ATGAAATCTTTTGCAAAGTTACCCATATTGCTCAACCTTTTGATTTTGGCCGCATTGTTTAGTGGCTGTTCTTCGGATCGATCTGGCAAGGTGAGTCATACAGAGTTCTGCCGTGGCAAGTACGAAAAAGCCGAGGCGATGTTCAAGGAAGGTAAGTACGGGCGCGTACAAGACAAACTCGAAGACATCCTCTCGCTGTGTGCCGGCACAGGCTATATGGAGCAGTCGCAGTTTTTGCTAGCCGAGAGCTACTTCAACCTGGAAGAATGGATTGAGGCCCGTGGCGAATACGGCAGCTTCATTGTGAACTTCCCTGGCTCCCCGTTCGTGGAGACCGCTGAGTTCCGCAAGGCCATTTCGAGTTTCAACATGGAATTCCGCGTGAACCGTGACGAAGCCAACACGACCATCGCCATGAAGGACTTTGAGCGTTACCTCTCCAACTACCCCGATTCGCCGCTACGCGACTCCGTGAATTACTACTACAACCTGCTGGTCGAACGCCTGGCCGAAAAGGAATTCCAAACAGGGCGTCTTTATTTGCGCATGGACAAACCGCAGGCCGCCGTCATTTATTTCAAGGAGTTCCTGGACACCTACCAGAAGTCTCCGCGCCGCAAAGAGGTCTTGTTCCTCATCGCCCAAGCCTACACCGAGCTGGACCAGTTTGAGTCGGCCCGCGAATACTTGGGACAAGCCAAGCAGGAACTCGTCGAAAACGACAAGGACATCCAAAAGCTCCTCGTCAAGACCGAAAAGAAAATCGCCAAGGCCGAGGCCAAGTTCGAAAAGCGCTTGAAGAAGGATTCCGAGAAGAAGCGTCAGCAAAAAGAAGAAAAGGAAATGCTCAACTAG